One segment of Haloplanus natans DSM 17983 DNA contains the following:
- a CDS encoding SDR family NAD(P)-dependent oxidoreductase: MVSDTSLDGTVSLVTGAGGAIGGGIAKHLAAAGSDVVLAVHNDEDVADEIRALGSRAHTVAVDVSDAESVDALIEETVAEFGRLDVVVNNAGTLTVGSVKDLDESDWDRVMDVNAKGTFLVSQAAIPHLRETAGTIINVSSISGMIAAPEHSHYGASKHAVNGLTKSLAIELASDDITVNALCPGIVPSKMWTEVLAPHKEESYEETVERLIPLGRDQSPEDMGEAAVYLATSDNVTGEELTVDGGIVRDIV; encoded by the coding sequence ATGGTATCGGATACCTCTCTCGACGGAACGGTGTCACTGGTCACTGGAGCGGGCGGCGCCATCGGCGGCGGCATCGCGAAACACCTCGCCGCCGCGGGAAGCGACGTGGTGTTGGCGGTCCACAACGACGAGGACGTCGCCGACGAGATCAGGGCTCTCGGCAGCCGAGCGCATACGGTTGCGGTCGACGTCAGCGACGCCGAGAGCGTCGACGCGCTGATCGAGGAGACGGTCGCGGAGTTCGGTCGGCTCGACGTGGTCGTGAACAACGCCGGCACCCTCACCGTCGGCTCCGTCAAGGATCTCGACGAGAGCGACTGGGACCGCGTCATGGACGTGAACGCGAAGGGGACCTTTCTGGTCTCACAGGCGGCCATCCCGCACCTCCGAGAGACGGCGGGGACGATCATCAACGTCTCCTCCATCTCGGGGATGATCGCCGCGCCGGAGCACAGCCACTACGGCGCGTCGAAACACGCCGTTAACGGACTCACGAAGTCGCTGGCGATCGAACTCGCATCCGACGACATCACGGTCAACGCGCTCTGTCCCGGCATCGTCCCCTCGAAGATGTGGACCGAGGTGCTGGCACCGCACAAGGAGGAGTCGTACGAGGAGACAGTCGAGCGACTGATCCCGCTCGGGCGGGACCAGAGCCCCGAGGACATGGGCGAGGCAGCCGTCTACCTGGCGACGAGCGACAACGTCACCGGCGAGGAACTCACCGTCGACGGCGGTATCGTTCGGGATATCGTGTAG
- the smc gene encoding chromosome segregation protein SMC: protein MHISELVLDDFKSFGRKTRIPFYEDFTVITGPNGSGKSNIIDGVLFALGLARTRGIRAEKLTDLIYNPGHEDESDRSGPREASVTVVLDNGDGTLDRSQVVNAAGTEDVGDVDEIAVKRRVKETEENYYSYYYLNGRSVNLSDIRDLLAQAGVTPEGYNVVMQGDVTEIINMSAGQRRTIIDEIAGVAEFDAKKEDAYEELAVVEERIDEADLRIEEKEDRLEQLEDERETALEYQSLREEKAEYESYRKAAELEEKRTALERTGKRIEATEQELADRQATLDEKAAAVSALEDELDDLTREIERKGEDEQLRIKGEIEELKGEIGRLEATIENQEEKIEDAEAERREAFVSLDGKTEELDELEEEIRSIKVEKASVKGDIEAKESELAEVEAEIESVDTAFDELKDELAERKTELEERKTERNDAQREKDRLLDEARRRSNRISEAQAELEAAHERIPELQADLSDLHGELDRAEKNREKIQSAIADLREEKAELSDRLDEIEDDLRAKQNEYAELEARASRDGDDSWPRSVTTVLNAGIDGVHGAVGQLGSVDAEYATACETAAGGRLANVVVDDDGVGSACIDYLKSRSAGRATFLPITEMDRRGLPRKPSDPGVVDFARNLVDYDDRYAGVFSYVLGSTLVVEDMATAREFMGDYRMVTLDGDLVEKSGAMTGGSGGGSRYSFTKSGKGRLERLAEQISSLEDDRRRVREEIRDVESRLDDARDRKSDATDRVRDLEGDIEDVDGEIETTEGEIESLEAELDDLRTERDEVDAEMGDLEDRIATLDGEIEGIEADIEELEAELADSRVPELTAEKEAIESDIDELDGRMDDLDARLNEKQVEVEYAEEAIDDLEATIEAAKGRKAEAEERIEAVEADIAEHEATLEEKRAAIEDLEDELADLKEERRDLQSDLREARAERDEARERVAEVESEIDDLEEERERLEWEIDELEGEVGDYDPEEIPDHDEVAEAIERLQAEMDALEPVNMLAIEEYDEVEAALEDLQERRDTLVDERDGIEERIEGYEDRKKETFMSAFDAIDAHFQDIFERLSAGTGELHLENEADPFDGGLTMKAEPGDKPIQRLDAMSGGEKSLTALAFIFAIQRHNPAPFYALDEVDAFLDAANAERVGEMVDDLAGDAQFVVVSHRSALLDRSERAIGVTMQGDNVSAVTGIRLDGEAEVPADD from the coding sequence ATGCACATCTCAGAGCTGGTACTCGACGACTTCAAGAGCTTCGGCCGGAAGACGCGAATCCCCTTCTACGAGGACTTCACCGTCATCACCGGCCCCAACGGCTCCGGGAAGAGCAACATCATCGACGGCGTGCTCTTCGCGCTCGGTCTGGCCCGCACCCGCGGCATCCGCGCCGAGAAGCTGACGGACCTCATCTACAACCCCGGCCACGAGGACGAGTCGGATCGCTCCGGCCCCCGCGAGGCCAGCGTGACCGTCGTCCTCGACAACGGCGACGGCACGCTCGACCGCTCGCAGGTGGTCAACGCCGCCGGCACCGAGGACGTGGGTGACGTGGACGAAATCGCCGTCAAGCGCCGCGTCAAGGAGACCGAGGAGAACTACTACTCCTACTACTACCTCAACGGCCGGTCGGTCAACCTCTCGGACATCCGCGACCTGCTGGCGCAGGCGGGCGTGACACCGGAGGGGTACAACGTCGTCATGCAGGGCGACGTGACCGAGATCATCAACATGTCGGCCGGGCAACGGCGCACCATTATCGACGAAATCGCGGGCGTCGCGGAGTTCGACGCCAAAAAGGAGGACGCCTACGAGGAGTTGGCAGTCGTCGAAGAGCGCATCGACGAGGCCGACCTCCGCATCGAGGAGAAGGAAGACCGCCTCGAGCAACTGGAAGACGAACGCGAGACGGCACTTGAGTACCAGTCGCTCCGTGAGGAGAAGGCGGAGTACGAGAGCTACCGGAAGGCCGCGGAACTGGAGGAAAAGCGGACGGCACTGGAGCGGACGGGCAAGCGCATCGAGGCGACGGAACAGGAACTCGCGGACCGGCAGGCGACCCTCGACGAGAAGGCCGCCGCCGTCTCGGCGCTGGAGGACGAACTCGACGACCTCACCCGCGAAATCGAGCGCAAAGGCGAGGACGAACAGCTCCGAATCAAAGGCGAAATCGAGGAGCTGAAAGGCGAGATCGGTCGGTTGGAGGCGACCATCGAGAACCAGGAGGAGAAAATCGAGGACGCCGAGGCGGAGCGTCGCGAGGCGTTCGTCTCCCTCGACGGCAAGACCGAAGAACTCGACGAGCTGGAAGAGGAGATCCGGTCGATCAAGGTCGAGAAGGCGTCGGTCAAAGGCGACATCGAGGCGAAGGAGTCGGAACTCGCGGAGGTCGAAGCGGAGATAGAGAGCGTCGACACCGCCTTCGACGAACTCAAAGACGAACTCGCCGAGCGCAAAACCGAGTTGGAGGAACGGAAGACCGAGCGCAACGACGCCCAGCGGGAGAAAGACCGCCTGCTCGACGAGGCGCGTCGGCGCTCGAACCGGATCAGCGAGGCGCAAGCGGAGTTGGAGGCGGCCCACGAACGGATTCCGGAGTTACAGGCCGACCTCTCCGATCTGCACGGCGAACTCGACCGGGCGGAAAAAAACCGCGAGAAGATCCAGTCGGCGATCGCCGACCTCCGCGAGGAGAAGGCCGAATTGAGCGATCGGCTCGACGAAATCGAGGACGACCTCCGCGCGAAACAGAACGAGTACGCGGAACTGGAGGCCCGCGCCAGCCGCGACGGCGACGATTCGTGGCCGCGGTCCGTGACGACAGTGCTGAACGCCGGCATCGACGGCGTCCACGGCGCAGTCGGCCAGTTGGGCAGTGTCGACGCCGAGTACGCCACCGCCTGCGAGACGGCGGCGGGCGGCCGGTTGGCGAACGTCGTCGTCGACGACGACGGCGTCGGCTCGGCCTGCATCGACTACCTCAAGTCCCGGTCGGCGGGCCGGGCGACCTTCCTCCCGATCACCGAGATGGATCGGCGGGGACTGCCACGGAAGCCGTCCGACCCGGGCGTCGTCGACTTCGCGCGCAACCTCGTCGACTACGACGACCGCTACGCCGGCGTCTTCTCTTATGTCCTCGGCTCGACGCTCGTCGTCGAGGACATGGCGACGGCGCGGGAGTTCATGGGGGACTATCGGATGGTGACACTCGACGGCGACCTGGTCGAGAAAAGCGGCGCGATGACCGGCGGCTCCGGCGGTGGATCGCGGTACTCCTTCACCAAAAGCGGGAAGGGGCGGCTCGAACGCCTCGCGGAGCAGATCAGTTCGCTGGAGGACGACCGCCGGCGCGTCCGCGAGGAGATCCGCGACGTGGAATCGCGACTGGACGACGCCCGCGACCGCAAGAGCGACGCGACCGACCGCGTCCGCGACCTCGAAGGCGACATCGAGGACGTGGACGGCGAGATCGAGACGACAGAGGGCGAAATCGAGTCGCTGGAGGCCGAACTCGACGACCTCCGAACCGAGCGCGACGAGGTGGACGCCGAGATGGGCGACCTCGAGGACCGCATCGCGACGCTCGACGGCGAGATCGAGGGCATCGAAGCCGATATCGAAGAGTTAGAGGCCGAGCTCGCGGACTCCCGCGTGCCCGAACTCACGGCCGAGAAGGAGGCCATCGAGAGCGACATCGACGAGCTGGACGGTCGGATGGACGACCTCGACGCCCGCCTCAACGAGAAACAGGTCGAGGTCGAGTACGCCGAGGAGGCGATCGACGACCTCGAAGCCACTATCGAGGCGGCCAAGGGCCGCAAGGCCGAGGCCGAGGAGCGGATCGAGGCGGTCGAGGCCGACATCGCGGAGCACGAGGCGACCCTCGAGGAGAAACGCGCCGCCATCGAGGATCTGGAGGACGAACTCGCGGATCTCAAGGAGGAGCGTCGCGACCTCCAGTCGGATCTGCGCGAGGCACGGGCGGAGCGCGACGAGGCCCGCGAGCGGGTGGCCGAGGTGGAGTCGGAGATCGACGACCTCGAAGAGGAGCGCGAGCGACTGGAGTGGGAGATCGACGAACTCGAAGGCGAGGTCGGCGACTACGACCCCGAGGAGATTCCGGACCACGACGAGGTGGCGGAGGCGATCGAACGGCTGCAGGCCGAGATGGACGCGCTGGAGCCGGTGAACATGCTCGCCATCGAGGAGTACGACGAGGTGGAGGCGGCCCTCGAGGACTTACAGGAGCGCCGCGACACCCTCGTCGACGAGCGCGACGGCATCGAGGAGCGGATCGAGGGGTACGAGGACCGGAAAAAGGAGACGTTCATGTCGGCGTTCGACGCCATCGACGCCCACTTTCAGGACATCTTCGAGCGGCTGTCGGCGGGGACGGGCGAGTTGCACCTGGAGAACGAGGCCGACCCCTTCGACGGTGGGCTGACGATGAAGGCCGAACCGGGCGATAAGCCGATCCAGCGGCTGGACGCCATGAGCGGCGGGGAGAAGTCGCTGACGGCGCTCGCCTTCATCTTCGCCATTCAGCGCCACAACCCCGCGCCCTTCTACGCGCTGGACGAGGTGGACGCCTTCCTCGACGCCGCCAACGCCGAGCGGGTAGGCGAGATGGTCGACGACCTGGCGGGCGACGCGCAGTTCGTCGTCGTCTCGCATCGCTCCGCGCTCCTGGATCGCTCCGAACGCGCCATCGGCGTGACGATGCAGGGCGACAACGTGAGCGCCGTGACCGGGATTCGGCTGGACGGCGAGGCGGAGGTGCCCGCGGATGACTGA
- a CDS encoding M48 family metallopeptidase, with translation MRHLGLKARMAVVGSILFAFYAVAAAVVMGMFGTDVLPLVIVGSVLFVGVQYKLGKWMALRSVGAEDLLEERAPDLHRRVESLSRDMGIDKPRLMIASMGVPNAFAIGRKGAGTVVVSEELLRTLDTDEVEGVLAHELAHIRNRDVVMMVLGQGVASIVAIVAQWAVLLTGDNDIADFFLAIVVGQLTQMLVMLFVFAISRYREYVADGDAAEAIGSGEPLARALEKISRGAQGREGRIDSQTAALCIFDNRGGLASLLSTHPPVEKRIERLRSR, from the coding sequence ATGCGCCACCTCGGACTCAAAGCCCGGATGGCGGTCGTCGGATCGATCCTGTTCGCCTTCTACGCGGTCGCCGCAGCCGTCGTCATGGGGATGTTCGGAACCGACGTGCTCCCGCTGGTGATCGTCGGGAGCGTCCTCTTCGTCGGCGTCCAGTACAAACTCGGCAAGTGGATGGCGCTTCGAAGCGTCGGCGCCGAGGACCTCCTGGAGGAGCGCGCCCCCGACCTACACCGCCGCGTCGAATCGCTCTCGCGGGACATGGGCATCGACAAACCCCGCCTCATGATCGCGAGCATGGGCGTCCCCAACGCCTTCGCCATCGGGCGCAAGGGCGCGGGAACCGTCGTCGTCAGCGAGGAGCTCCTGCGGACACTCGACACCGACGAGGTGGAGGGCGTCCTGGCCCACGAACTCGCCCACATCCGCAACCGCGACGTGGTGATGATGGTGCTCGGTCAGGGAGTCGCCTCCATCGTCGCCATCGTCGCCCAGTGGGCCGTCCTCCTCACCGGTGACAACGACATCGCCGACTTCTTTCTCGCCATCGTCGTCGGCCAACTCACCCAGATGCTGGTGATGCTCTTTGTCTTCGCCATCTCGCGGTACCGCGAGTACGTCGCCGACGGCGACGCCGCCGAGGCCATCGGGAGCGGCGAACCCCTCGCCCGCGCACTCGAGAAGATCAGCCGGGGTGCCCAGGGTCGGGAGGGCCGGATCGACTCGCAGACCGCTGCACTCTGTATCTTCGATAACCGTGGCGGGCTCGCCAGCCTCCTGTCGACACACCCGCCGGTCGAGAAGCGGATCGAACGCCTCCGGAGTCGATGA
- a CDS encoding segregation and condensation protein A: protein MTDHDYVPDDVSLPGTDDDEVEPVEILVQLAEDGEIDPWDVDIVDATDAFLDRLDETDLRTSGRALFYASVLLRMKSDALLNDGPEEPEPEPWEVAMEGGDPDVDGPDPIDALDAELDRRLDRKHARGSPETLDELVRELREAERDSWWKESRSYDTSASPQGYDRGTQTLDYRSADDFREGGEPTEGDVTGTTHTEDIESTIDDVRETVRTHYDAGRAEVLFAEVREAGGAPVDTFLALLFLAHRGEIRLRQDDLFGDLWIRDPAAPRVGDEAVAD, encoded by the coding sequence ATGACTGATCACGACTACGTCCCCGACGACGTGAGCCTCCCGGGCACGGACGACGACGAGGTCGAACCCGTCGAAATCCTCGTCCAGTTGGCCGAGGACGGCGAAATCGACCCGTGGGACGTCGACATCGTCGACGCCACCGACGCCTTCCTCGACCGACTGGACGAGACGGATCTCCGAACCTCGGGTCGGGCGCTCTTTTATGCGAGCGTCCTCCTGCGGATGAAAAGCGACGCCTTGCTGAACGACGGTCCCGAGGAGCCGGAGCCGGAGCCGTGGGAGGTGGCGATGGAGGGCGGCGACCCCGACGTCGACGGCCCGGACCCCATCGACGCCCTCGACGCCGAACTCGACCGTCGGCTGGACCGCAAGCACGCCCGCGGGTCGCCGGAGACGCTCGACGAACTCGTCCGGGAACTTCGCGAGGCCGAGCGCGACTCGTGGTGGAAGGAGTCGCGGTCGTACGACACCTCGGCGTCGCCACAGGGGTACGACCGCGGGACCCAGACCCTCGACTATCGCTCCGCGGACGACTTCCGCGAGGGGGGAGAGCCGACCGAGGGCGACGTAACCGGCACGACCCACACCGAGGACATCGAGTCGACCATCGACGACGTGCGGGAGACCGTGCGCACCCACTACGACGCCGGCCGCGCCGAAGTGCTGTTCGCGGAGGTGCGCGAGGCCGGCGGCGCGCCCGTCGACACCTTCCTCGCCTTGCTCTTTCTGGCACACCGCGGCGAGATCCGGCTGCGTCAGGACGACCTGTTCGGCGACCTGTGGATTCGCGATCCGGCGGCGCCGAGAGTCGGTGACGAAGCCGTGGCAGACTGA
- a CDS encoding DUF7518 family protein — protein MSNRVEELESQVAELQAAVDGLTEELVETRERLRQLEEGEGVDNSRTPGRRDSPHADVEHADSEPAPETETADETEAETETEAEDDDGSDSDGNDIIVA, from the coding sequence ATGAGCAACAGGGTGGAGGAGCTCGAATCCCAGGTCGCGGAGCTGCAGGCCGCCGTCGACGGCCTCACCGAGGAACTCGTCGAGACGCGGGAACGCCTCCGACAACTAGAGGAAGGGGAGGGCGTCGACAACTCGCGGACTCCCGGGCGCCGCGACTCGCCACACGCCGACGTCGAACACGCCGACTCGGAGCCCGCCCCCGAGACGGAGACGGCAGACGAGACGGAGGCGGAGACCGAGACCGAGGCGGAAGACGACGACGGCTCCGACTCCGACGGGAACGACATCATCGTCGCCTGA
- a CDS encoding cold-shock protein encodes MATGTVDFFNDTGGYGFIETEDADDDVFFHMEDVGGPDLEEGQELEFEIEDSPKGPRATNVVRL; translated from the coding sequence ATGGCAACTGGTACGGTTGATTTCTTCAACGACACTGGCGGTTACGGCTTTATCGAGACTGAGGACGCGGACGACGACGTGTTCTTCCACATGGAAGACGTGGGCGGCCCGGACCTCGAAGAAGGACAGGAACTCGAATTCGAAATCGAGGACTCCCCCAAGGGTCCGCGCGCGACGAACGTCGTCCGCCTCTAA
- a CDS encoding DUF7504 family protein: MTDTATTVDADQCVRAAPSPSGSAPLVVAFEGSPARWLDAWRTAVDDPSRATFLVADAAEWLAGNPKERIESMAAPDTTVRTPVVDSPGNLTDLGVTLLDALEAHDAADARTILCCQSLTVLLQYSATDEVFQFLHTLDGHLDRFDATGHFHLHADAHDAETVATLSPLFDRVRNDD; encoded by the coding sequence CTGACAGACACGGCCACGACGGTCGACGCCGACCAGTGTGTCCGCGCCGCGCCGTCGCCGTCCGGGTCGGCGCCGCTCGTCGTCGCCTTCGAGGGGTCGCCCGCCCGGTGGCTGGACGCGTGGCGGACCGCCGTCGACGACCCCTCCCGAGCGACGTTTCTCGTCGCCGACGCCGCCGAGTGGCTCGCCGGCAACCCGAAAGAACGGATCGAGTCGATGGCCGCCCCCGACACCACCGTCCGGACTCCGGTCGTCGACTCGCCCGGCAACCTCACCGACCTCGGCGTCACCCTGCTGGACGCGCTGGAGGCACACGACGCGGCCGACGCGCGGACCATCCTCTGTTGCCAGTCGCTGACGGTCCTGTTGCAGTATTCGGCGACCGACGAGGTGTTCCAGTTCCTCCACACCCTCGACGGCCACCTCGACCGCTTCGACGCGACGGGTCATTTCCACCTCCACGCGGACGCCCACGACGCGGAGACGGTCGCCACGCTGTCGCCGCTGTTCGATCGGGTGCGCAACGACGACTGA